A window of Zingiber officinale cultivar Zhangliang chromosome 5A, Zo_v1.1, whole genome shotgun sequence contains these coding sequences:
- the LOC121979949 gene encoding uncharacterized protein LOC121979949 → MSTWTSILQVLENVYDDGTNDDNSGITTSLIDKMESYEFVLVMHLMKSLLGITNELSLALQQNYQNIVLAVNLIKTIKVRLQKLREDGWENFSDVANKFCSNHMIPVPNMEENIRTRGRSRCNGQMITNFHNYRVEIFCQVLDMMVQEMSNRFSESSTEVLTCIACLDPKNSFSQFDIGKLLHLAELYSEDFSLTDRAILEDQLETYIQNVRGEFSMIEDLGSLAKNMVEMSKNTIFPLIYRLIKLTLVLPVATASVEKVFSAMKIIKTDLRNRMGDAWMNDSLVVYIEKDIFATNENEQILQHFQQMNTRRIQLPPLVCMSRYDAGSSSIKK, encoded by the exons ATGTCTACGTGGACTTCTATTTTACAAGTGCTTGAAAATGTGTATGATGATGGTACTAATGATGATAATAGTGGTATCACCACCAGTTTGATTGATAAGATGGAGAGTTATGAATTTGTGCTTGTGATGCATTTGATGAAATCTTTATTGGGAATCACAAATGAATTGTCACTTGCCTTACAACAAAATTATCAAAACATTGTACTGGCTGTCAATTTGATCAAGACAATAAAAGTTCGATTACAAAAATTGAGAGAGGATGGATGGGAGAATTTTTCGGACGTCGCCAACAAATTTTGTAGTAACCATATGATTCCAGTACCGAATATGGAAGAAAATATAAGAACTCGTGGTCGCAGCAGATGTAATGGACAAATGATTACTAATTTTCATAACTATCGTGTTGAAATTTTTTGTcag GTTCTTGATATGATGGTTCAAGAGATGAGTAATCGGTTTTCAGAATCAAGTACGGAGGTACTTACTTGCATTGCTTGCTTAGATCCAAAGAACTCTTTTTCTCAATTTGATATTGGTAAGCTACTCCACCTTGCTGAACTTTATTCGGAGGACTTTTCATTGACTGATCGTGCAATACTTGAGGACCAACTTGAGACTTACATTCAAAATGTACGAGGTGAATTTTCTATGATTGAAGATTTGGGAAGTCTTGCTAAAAATATGGTTGAAATGAGCAAGAATACAATTTTTCCATTGATATATCGTTTGATCAAGTTAACATTAGTTTTACCAGTTGCAACTGCTTCTGTTGAAAAAGTTTTTTCTGCGATGAAAATTATCAAGACTGATTTGCGTAATAGGATGGGGGATGCGTGGATGAATGACAGTTTGGTAGTATACATCGAGAAAGATATTTTTGCTACAAATGAAAATGAACAAATTTTACAACATTTTCAACAGATGAACACTCGTAGGATCCAGTTGCCTCCTCTTGTTTGTATGTCTAGATATGATGCTGGTAGTTcaagtattaaaaaataa